The genomic region TACTGGTGTTGTGTAATAACCAAACAGGtgcaaaaaagacaaatctgtCTCATCCACAACGTCCTGTTTGATTCATttcccctccaccctcctcctccatcagcatCATGCCGTTTGTGGACGTGCAGTCGCGGCTTGGCATCAACGTGGACCGCTGGCTGCTGGCGCAGAGCGGACCGCAGCCCAACAAACGGGCGGCTCGCTGCCACGCCTTTGAGAAGGAGTGGATCGAGTGTGCCCATGGCATCGGGCAGACCCGCGCCAAGAAGGAGTGCCAGCTGGAGTTTGAGGACTTCTACGAGTGCATGCACAGGCAGAAGACGGTGAGTGTTTTTGGTGTGAAAGAACAGGGGGGGCAGATAATCCAGTAAAGGTCACATTGAT from Lates calcarifer isolate ASB-BC8 linkage group LG3, TLL_Latcal_v3, whole genome shotgun sequence harbors:
- the ndufs5 gene encoding NADH dehydrogenase [ubiquinone] iron-sulfur protein 5; translation: MPFVDVQSRLGINVDRWLLAQSGPQPNKRAARCHAFEKEWIECAHGIGQTRAKKECQLEFEDFYECMHRQKTHERLYTIRKQRDKMVKEGTYTPPPCHSGKSD